The nucleotide window AACTTTTTCCTTTTTACCTTTTACTTAAAAACTGCATATCCTCGGATAAGCTAAAAGCTATAGATCGGTAGAGCAACATCAAAACAGTTAAGGAGCATCAGTCATGACACAGATCAAACGTCGTCAGTTTTTGCAATTTGGTGGATCAGCGATCGCCGCAATGGGCATGAGCCAATTTGACCTACTGAACATGGGCGATCGCTATGGCAAAGTCCTTGCCCAAAACACACCTCGCAAACTTGCCCTCCTGATTGGCGCTAATGCCTATCCCACCGCACCTCTCTATGGCTGTGTCACCGACACCGAACTACAATATCAACTCCTCGTCCATCGCTTCGGCTTCAATCCCAAAGACATCCTCATCGTCAATGACAATACTGCGATCAAACCCACTCGCGAAGGCATATTGCAATCCTTTGAAGAACATTTAATCAAACAAGCCAAACCAGGCGATGTCGTCGTTTTCCATTATTCAGGACATGGCTCACGGGTAAAAGACCTCGATACCGCCGATGGATTAAATAGCACCTTTGTACCCATCGATCGCACCGTCAAGCAGGTTGGCGACAATTTTGAAGTATCGGACATCATGGGACGCACCCTATTTCTGTTGATGTCAGCGATCAAGACTGATAATTTCACCGCCGTACTCGATAGCTGTCACTCAGGCGGCGGCAAGCGTGGCAACTCGCGGATTAGAGCAATCACTCGGGCTAATAGTATTACTGGTTCCAATGATATTCCTAGTCAAATGGAACTGGAATATCAAAAGCAATGGCTAGGCAAATTGAACTTGTCTCCCGAAGAATTTAAACGCCGTCGTCTTGCGATCGCTAAAGGTACAGTGATCGCTTCCGCCAATCGTAGCCAATTCGCCATTGACGCTGAGTTTACGGGCTTTAAAGCAGGTGTATTTACCTACTACATGACCAAATATCTCTGGCAGCAGACAGGTGACACCTATCTCACCAGTGCTATCGCTGATATTTCCCTGCGGACTACTCGCGACCATGACCAAGATCCTGAAGTGGAGTGCAAAGCTACCTGTAAAGCAGGAGATACTAACAACAAAGCGCTGTTCTATGATCTAACATCAACAGTAACATCTGCCGAAGCTGCGATCATCAAGGTGGAAGGTAAACAAGCTACGTTCTGGATGGGCGGCATCGATGCAGGAAACGCTCTTGGTAAAGATAGTATCTTCGCGATCGTCGATAAGAAGGATGGAAAAACCTTGGCAACCTTACGCCTAGATGAGCGGAATGGATTAACGGCTAAAGGAACTTTTAATGATGGAGATCCTAGCGCGATCAAAGAGGGAGCGCTTTTACGAGAAGAAGTGCGTGGTATTCCTAATGATTTGAGCTTGAATATTGGTATCGATCCTTCGTTGGGTAATGTGGCAAGTATTCAGAAAGCATTGCAAGGAATTAATCGCC belongs to Pseudanabaena sp. BC1403 and includes:
- a CDS encoding caspase family protein, which translates into the protein MTQIKRRQFLQFGGSAIAAMGMSQFDLLNMGDRYGKVLAQNTPRKLALLIGANAYPTAPLYGCVTDTELQYQLLVHRFGFNPKDILIVNDNTAIKPTREGILQSFEEHLIKQAKPGDVVVFHYSGHGSRVKDLDTADGLNSTFVPIDRTVKQVGDNFEVSDIMGRTLFLLMSAIKTDNFTAVLDSCHSGGGKRGNSRIRAITRANSITGSNDIPSQMELEYQKQWLGKLNLSPEEFKRRRLAIAKGTVIASANRSQFAIDAEFTGFKAGVFTYYMTKYLWQQTGDTYLTSAIADISLRTTRDHDQDPEVECKATCKAGDTNNKALFYDLTSTVTSAEAAIIKVEGKQATFWMGGIDAGNALGKDSIFAIVDKKDGKTLATLRLDERNGLTAKGTFNDGDPSAIKEGALLREEVRGIPNDLSLNIGIDPSLGNVASIQKALQGINRLKAVELGTGEVDFILGKVEESDRPKLQRSLTNVPALASIGLFSTSKERAIDDSFGIAGESPEVAIRRLKSKFKLLLASKVLQSLLNPRSSKLNVQVNIHPVGRAGQTFGRAGTSRSSNTVATKAIDFSQKVKPGTNLQVSIKNSEKQDLYVGVLAIGSSGDMTLLYPLEYSAAEDASLLKSGDTLQVPRAGRDKFDFEVQGPAGTFDVLVLASVQPLRNALKGLNKLQGRSGELREIGDPEETIIGLLGDLTSSTRANLAAKRNTSSTMDMNTLAALLVTIKVGE